A genomic region of Chiroxiphia lanceolata isolate bChiLan1 chromosome 33, bChiLan1.pri, whole genome shotgun sequence contains the following coding sequences:
- the LOC116779926 gene encoding LOW QUALITY PROTEIN: PHD finger protein 7-like (The sequence of the model RefSeq protein was modified relative to this genomic sequence to represent the inferred CDS: inserted 1 base in 1 codon), which translates to MSHREEQVPKGREPACLLCQRSEADLDICGEKLFIHGLCAHEFCLFFATNFPDRPVHRGGLWCLPSWEIRAVVSLAAQQICCICGQRGATISCCRRHCDLSFHLPCAKQGGCVTQFCRPFRAFCPAHSPEQAVEATPEPGTQCLICMEPVEDRKTFNTLVCPACKTAWFHRACIQGQALHAGRFSFQCPLCRNDEAFIRDMFTVGIQIPLRPPSWEGFNAFNEMGDRHRRCDASECLFPGGRQEAEEEGXSCQSCSSCAAKGTHKHCCGLRNSITSWECDGCAGLGTGLGQFWGPKPGIADPIPGGTLPPEYWDAPTETPGSRGCSSAGPEPEFRRISGMTDTVPGR; encoded by the exons catGCCTGCTGTGTCAGCGATCAGAGGCTGACCTGGACATCTGTGGGGAAAAACTCTTCATACATGGGCTCTGTGCCCACGAGTTCTGCCTG ttttttgCCACCAACTTTCCTGACCGCCCGGTTCATCGAGGAGGACTCTGGTGTCTTCCCTCATGGGAGATCCGAGCTGTAGTCTCCCTGGCGGCTCAGCAG ATCTGCTGCATCTGTGGCCAGAGAGGGGCCACCATTTCCTGCTGTAGAAGACACTGTGACCTGAGCTtccacctgccctgtgccaagCAGGGAGGCTGTGTCACCCAGTTCTGCAGACCATTCAG ggcCTTCTGCCCCgcacacagcccagagcaggcagtggAGGCGACTCCAGAGCCGGGCACCCAATGCCTCATCTGCATGGAGCCTGTGGAGGACAGAAAGACCTTCAACACCCTGGTGTGCCCAGCCTGCAAAACCGCCTGGTTCCACAGGGCCTGCATCCAA ggacaggctctgcATGCTGGTCGTTTCTCCTTCCAGTGCCCCCTCTGCAGAAATGATGAGGCATTTATAAGAGATATGTTCACCGTGGGGATCCAAATCCCCTTGAG ACCACCATCATGGGAGGGCTTTAATGCATTCAATGAGATGGGAGACAGACACAGGCGCTGCGATGCCAGTGAGTGCCTTTTTCCAGGAGGtaggcaggaggcagaggaggagg taAGTTGCCAaagctgctcctcctgtgctgccaaGGGCACCCACAAACACTGCTGTGGCCTGAGGAACAGCATAACCAGCTGGGAATGTGATGGCTGTGCTGGTCTGGGCACAG GCCTGGGGCAATTTTGGGGTCCCAAGCCAGGAATTGCGGATCCCATTCCCGGCGGGACACTCCCACCAGAATACTGGGACGCTCCCACGGAAACACCAGGATCCAGAGG ctgcagcagcgcCGGCCCCGAGCCAGAATTCCGCAGGATCTCGGGAATGACGGACACGGTGCCAGGGAGATGA